The Bradyrhizobium sp. CCBAU 051011 DNA segment GGTGCGTCGCTTCCTGCAGGCGTTCATCGCAACACGGCGTACCTCGCGTTTCGTCCAGAGGCCGTCGGAATAGTCGCGTCCGGAGATGGAAGACTCAATGGCGTCGTCGCCAGCGTCGAGAATCTCGGTTCCGATATCTTCCTGAACGTGACGCTGGCAGACGGGCAGGGCACCGTCGTCGTGCGTACGCATCCCGACGCATCGCGTTGCGAAGCGGGCCGTTCGATCGGTCTACAGATCGACCCGGCCTGCTTGCTGCAGTTTGATAATGCGGGCAGGCGCCAGCGCCAGGCCGAGCAGGTGGAGGCTGCGGCTTGACAGCGCTTGACCACGATCGCCAACGCAGGGCCGATGCCAAAGCAAGCGTCGCGAAGAGATCGGGGGAGCACGGGCTTGCCTGGCTCGCCGTAACGCCGGCATTGCTGCTGTTGATCGGACTTCTGTTCGGCCCGGTCGCGGCGGTCGTGCTTTTCTCGCTGACGGACTGGCAGCTGGGATCATTCACTTTTAACTTCATCGGTATCGCGAACTTCAGGGCGCTGTTCGCGGACCCGACCTTCTGGAAGGCATTGACCAATTCGCTGGTGTATGTGGCCATCGTCGTGCCGGGCACGGTGCTGCTCGGTCTCGTCGTGGCTCTGCTCATCGAGGCCAGTCCCGGCCTGCGTGGTTTCTACAGGGCAGCGCACTTTCTTCCTGTGATGTCCACGATGTCGGCCATGGCGATCGTTTGGGGCACCATGCTGCATCCGACGATCGGGCTGGTGAATCGCGCCCTGGGCGTGATGGGTATTTCCGGAGTTAACTGGCTTCGCGATGAGCGCACGGCGCTGCTCGCTCTCGCCTTGATCGGCATATGGCAAGGCTTCGGTTTCGCCATGGTGCTGTTCGTATCCGGCCTGAAGGCTGTCCCGCAGCAGCTCTACGACGCGGCCGCCATTGACGGCGCCGACGGCATTCTGGACCGGCTGCGTTTCGTGACGTTGCCCATGCTGGGACCGGTCACCATGTTCGTCGTCATCTTGACGGCGACGCGGTCCTTCGAGGTCTTCGACAGTGTTCGCGTTCTGACCCAGGGTGGGCCGAACTATGCATCCGAAGTGCTGTTGCATCGATTCTACACCGAGAGCTTCGATTTCCTCCGCATGGGATATGGCGCAGCGCTCACCGTGGTCTATCTCGCAATCATCGTGCTGCTTACGCTGACGCAGGCGCGGCTTCTCGAACGGCGGGTCCATTATTCATGATCGCCCGCTTTCCAGACCGGCGGTTCGCTGGCCGGGTTGCCCGGCATTCGATTCTGATTCTCACCGCGGCTTTCGCGCTGCTGCCGTTCGTCTGGATGGTGAGCCTGTCGCTCAAACCGCCGGAAGAG contains these protein-coding regions:
- a CDS encoding carbohydrate ABC transporter permease; the protein is MLLLIGLLFGPVAAVVLFSLTDWQLGSFTFNFIGIANFRALFADPTFWKALTNSLVYVAIVVPGTVLLGLVVALLIEASPGLRGFYRAAHFLPVMSTMSAMAIVWGTMLHPTIGLVNRALGVMGISGVNWLRDERTALLALALIGIWQGFGFAMVLFVSGLKAVPQQLYDAAAIDGADGILDRLRFVTLPMLGPVTMFVVILTATRSFEVFDSVRVLTQGGPNYASEVLLHRFYTESFDFLRMGYGAALTVVYLAIIVLLTLTQARLLERRVHYS